GTGGTCATGGCGGGCACCCTGCTCGGCACCCTGCCCGTGCTGCTGGTCTTCGGCCTGCTCGGGCGGCAGATCGTCGGCGGCATCATGCAGGGCGCGGTCAAGGGCTGAGCCTTCTCCACTCATGCTGACCTTCTCTCACATCCGGCGACACTCAAGGGAGTTCCTCGTCCATGAACATCGCGCTGAAGTTCCCGGCCGGTTTCCGCTGGGGTGCGGCGACCGCGGCGTACCAGATCGAGGGGGCGGCGGCCGAGGACGGCCGCACGCCGTCGATCTGGGACACGTTCAGCCGGGTCCCGGGCCGGGTGCGCAACGGCGACACCGGCGACATCGCCGCCGACCACTACCACCGGATGCCCGAGGACGTCGCCCTGATGCGGGAGCTGGGGCTCACCGACTACCGGTTCTCGATCGGCTGGCCCCGCGTACAGCCGACCGGACGGGGGCCGGCGCTGCAGAAGGGCCTGGACTTCTACCGCCGGCTCGCGGACGCGCTGCTCGACGCCGGGATCCGGCCGGTGGCCACCCTCTACCACTGGGACCTGCCGCAGGAGCTGGAGGAGGCGGGCGGCTGGCCGCACCGCGACACCGCGGAGCGGTTCGCCGAGTACGCGGCGCTGGCCGCGGACGCGCTCGGCGACCGGGTCGTCACCTGGACCACCCTGAACGAGCCCTGGTGCGCGGCGTTCCTCGGCTACTCCTCCGGGGTGCACGCCCCCGGCCGTACGGACCCGGCCGCCGCGCTGCGCGCCGCGCACCATCTGAACCTGGCGCACGGCCGCGCGGTCGCGGCGCTCCGCGCGGCGCTGCCCACCCCGGCCGAGATCTCGCTGACGCTCAACGTGCACGCCGTGCGCCCGCTCTCGGACGCCCCGGCGGACGTGGCCGCGGCCCGCCGGATCGACGCGGTGGGCAACCGGATCTTCCTCGACCCGGTGTTCCACGGCCGACTGCCCGCCGACCTGATCGAGGACACGGCCGGGCTCACCGACTGGTCCTTCGTGCACGACGGGGACCTGCGGGCGGTGAGCGCACCGGTCGACTCGCTCGGCGTGAACTACTACTCCCCCACGGTCGCCGCCGCGGGCCCGCCGGAGCCGTCCGGCGAGCCCTCCCCGTGGCCGGGCGCCGCCGGGCGGGTGCGGCTGGTGCCCGCGCCCGGTCCGCGCACGGCGATGGACTGGCCGGTGGACGCGGACGGACTGTACGAGGTACTGACCCGGCTCTCGGGCGAGCTCCCCGGGACGCCGCTCCTCGTCACCGAGAACGGGGCGGCGTACGACGACTACGCCGACCCGTCGGGCGCGGTGCACGACCCGGAGCGGGTGGCCTACCTGGACGCGCACCTCGCGGCGGTGCACCGGGCGATCGGGGCCGGCGCGGACGTGCGCGGCTACTTCCTCTGGTCGCTGCTCGACAACTTCGAGTGGGCGTACGGCTACGGCAGGCGGTTCGGGATCGTGCACGTGGACTTCGCGTCCCAGCGCCGCACGCCCAAGGACAGCGCCCACTGGTACGCGGGGGTCATCGCGCGGGGCGGACTCGGCCGCTGAGCCGGGCCTCGCGACGGGCACGGCGGGCGAGCGGCAGGTAGCGCAGCCGCTCGGGCAGCACGGGGACGACGGCACGCACCACCCGGCAGAACCGGCGCAGCGCCCGTTCCTGCCCGTCGGTCCACTCCAGGCCGAGCGCGGCGCG
This sequence is a window from Streptomyces sp. HUAS YS2. Protein-coding genes within it:
- a CDS encoding GH1 family beta-glucosidase → MNIALKFPAGFRWGAATAAYQIEGAAAEDGRTPSIWDTFSRVPGRVRNGDTGDIAADHYHRMPEDVALMRELGLTDYRFSIGWPRVQPTGRGPALQKGLDFYRRLADALLDAGIRPVATLYHWDLPQELEEAGGWPHRDTAERFAEYAALAADALGDRVVTWTTLNEPWCAAFLGYSSGVHAPGRTDPAAALRAAHHLNLAHGRAVAALRAALPTPAEISLTLNVHAVRPLSDAPADVAAARRIDAVGNRIFLDPVFHGRLPADLIEDTAGLTDWSFVHDGDLRAVSAPVDSLGVNYYSPTVAAAGPPEPSGEPSPWPGAAGRVRLVPAPGPRTAMDWPVDADGLYEVLTRLSGELPGTPLLVTENGAAYDDYADPSGAVHDPERVAYLDAHLAAVHRAIGAGADVRGYFLWSLLDNFEWAYGYGRRFGIVHVDFASQRRTPKDSAHWYAGVIARGGLGR